The Candidatus Binatia bacterium genome includes the window TGCTCGCCGATGTCGCGGAAGCCGTCGAGCTTCGGGTTGCCCGGCGGGTAGCTCGCCGGGTTGGCGAGCTCTTCCGGCGTCAAGAGCTTGCGCGCCGCGAGGTTCGGGTTGGTGTACGGGAAGTCGAGCGAGATCTCGCGGCTCACCTCGGGACGCAGGACGTAGTTCAGGAAGGCGTGCGCGGCGTCGGGGTTCCGCGCGTTCGCCGGGATCGCCAGCGTGTCGACGAACTCGTGCGCGCCCTCTTCGGGCAGTACGTAGCGGAACTTCGGGTGCTCGTTGTAGAGCAGCGCCGCCTCACCCGACCAGACGATGCCGAGGTCGACGTCGCCGTTGAGCAGCGCGGTCTTCGGGCTGTCGGAGTCGAACACCTTGACGAGCGGCAGCCAGCGCGCGAGCACCGGCTTCACCTTGGCGAGCGTCGTCGGGTTGATGTCGTTGATCGGGATGCCCTGCGTCGCGAGCGCCCAGCTCACCATCTCGCGCGGGTCGTCGACCACGACGATGCGTCCTTTGTGCTTGTCCTGGAAGACCTCGGCGTAGCTGTCGACGTCCTCCGGCACGCGCTCGCTGTTGATCACGATGCCGACCGTGCCCGCCATCCACGGCACGGTGTACTTCTGCTCGGGGTCGAACGGCCGGTTGCGGTACTCGGGCGCGATGTTCTCGAAGTTCGGGATCTTCGACCAGTCGAGCGGCTGCAGCCGGCCCTCCGCGATCAGCGCCTCCGCGGCATAATCCGACGGCTGCACGAGGTCGTACTGCGTCGCCCCCGAGACCAGCTTGGCGAGCATCTCCTCGTTCGACGCGTACGACTCGTAGTTGACCTTGATGCCGGTCTCGTCGGTGAAGGCGTCGAGCACGCGCTGCGGGACGTACTCCGACCAGGCGAACAGGTTCAGCTCCTGCGGCGCGTTGCTTCTCGTACACCCCGACGCGGTCAGCAGCGCGGCGAGCAGCACGACGACCGCGCCGCGGCGCCCCGGCCGGCTGCGCCGCGCGAGCTCGCTCACCGCGACCAGCGCGATGCTCGCGACGACGAACACCGTCGAGATCGCGTTCAGCGTCGGATCGAGTCCCTTCCTCACGCGGCCGAAGATCTCGAGCGGCAGCGTGCGCGAGGACGCGCTCGCCGTGAACCAGGTGACGATCAGCTCGTCGAGCGACAGCGTGAACGCCATCAGCGCGCCGGCGACGAGCGCGGGCGCGAGCTGCGGCACGACGACGCGCGCGAACGCGCGTGCGGGCGTGGCGCCGAGGTCGAGCGCCGCCTCCTCGAGCGCAGGATCGAGATCGGCGAGCCGCGCCTGCACCGCGACCATCACGAACGGCACGCAGAACGTGACGTGCGAGATCACGACGGTCGCGAACCCGAGCTCGAAGCGCAGCGCGACGAAGAGCAGCAGCAGGCTGATGCCGAGGATCACCTCGGGCACGACCATCGGTGCGAGCAGCAGCGTCTGCAGGAGCCGCGCGCCACGGAAGCGATGGCGGTGGAGGAGCCAGGCGCCGGCGGTCCCGAGCGCCACGGAAGCGAGCGTGGTCATGAGCGCGACGATCAGGCTGTTCTCGAGCGAGCGCACCAGCGCGGCGTCGCGCCAGACGGCGGCGTACCACTCGAGGGTGAATCCCTCCCAGAGGATGTTGAGCCGCGAGCGGTTGAACGAGTACGCGATCAGCACCGCGAGCGGGAGGTACAGGAAGACCAGCACGAGCCCGGTCCAAGCGCCGAGCAGCCCCCGCGTCCACCGCGTCACGGGGCGGCGTTATACGGTCGCGTCCGCGCGCGCACAAATGCGCCGTTGCGGAGCGCGTCGCGCTCGCGCGCGCAGGATTGCGCTCGCGTGGCCGCCGGCTCGGGAGCGAGCGCCCGCCGCTGTGCGCCTCACCCGCCGAGACGCTGCAGCGAGAACATCGCCGCGAGCAGCAGCGCGATCTGTCCGGTCGCCACGGTGAGCACGAGGCGCGTCAGATCCGACTTCATCGCCGCCATGTCGCTCTTCAGCTCGCCACGCAGCGCGCTGATGTCGCTCTCGAGCTCACCACGGAGCGCCGCCCGATCGCCGCGCAGCTCGCCTGCGAGGGCATTCCTCTCCGCACGGAGCTCACCCACGAGGGCACTCATCTCCGCACGGAGCTCACCCCCGAGGGCACTCATCTCCGCACGGAGCTCACCCGCGAGGGCACTCATCTCGGCTCGCAGCTCCCCCCGCAGCTCCGCGATCTCCGAGCGCATCACCGCTGCGAGCGCCTCGATGTCCGACCGCGTCGCCACCTCCGGGTCGAGCGCCTCGGCGATCGCGCGCGCCGTCTCCTCGGCGTGCTCGCTCGTGAAGCCCGCCCGGTCGCGCAGCTTCTGCGCGAGCGCGAGCGTGTCGATCGCGACCCGGGCCACGCAGCGACGGTAGCCGCGTCACCTCGCGCAGGCAACGCGCGCGCCGCAAACCATGATCGCCGTGCATGCCGCGCATCGGACGGCGTCGCGTGCACAAGAAGGCCTCACGAGCGCGGACGTTGGCCGAGCCGCCGAATGTCGACTACACAGCGCGATGCCCATGCGGCGCTCCATTGCCTGCCTGTGCCTCGCCGCGCTCGTCGCCTGCCGCGGCGGCGACGGACGCGACCGCGCGGCGTGGCTCGCGAGCGTGCGCTTCGTCGACGTGACCGAGGAGGCGGGCCTCGCGCGCAGCGCGCCGACCTACGACGCGGCGGTCGGCGACGTCGACGGCGACGGCTTCCTCGACCTCTACGTCGGCAACCACGGCACCGGCGCGGTGCTCTTCCGCAACCGCGGCGACGGCACCTTCACCGACGTCCTCGCGGGCTCCGGCATCGCGCCGGGCGGCGACCAGCACGGCACCGGCTTCGCCGACTTCGACGGCGACGGACGGCTCGACCTCTACGTCTCGGTCGGCGCCAACCGCGGCCTCGGCACCAAGGCGAACCACCTCTACCGCAACCGCGGCGACGGCACCTTCGAGGACGTCGCCACGCAGGCCGGCGTCATCGACCCGCGCGGGCGCTCGCGGTCGCTCGCCTGGCTCGACGCCGACGCCGACGGCCAGCTCGACCTCGTGCTCGCCAACTTCGCGTCGCCGAACCGCTTCTACCGCAACCTCGGCGACGGCACGTTCGAGGACCTCTCGGACGCGTCCGGCATGGCCGCGCACTCCGCGACGCGCATCACCTGGGGCGACTACGACGGCGACGGCTATCCCGACGTCCTCCTCACCGGCACGCCGAAAGGCCTGCGGCTGCTGCGCAACGAGGAAGGTCCCGTGTTCCGCGACGTGACGCGCGAGGTGGGCCTCGAGCCGATCGCCGAGCCCGTGCAGGGCGCGGCGTTCGGCGACTTCGACAACGATGGCGACCTCGATCTCGCGACCAGCTTCGGCGTCGACTTCACCGAGACCGCGCTCGAGGTCGGCGACGGCACGCTGCGCTTCGCGTTCTTCGCGCACGACGAGCCCGTCGGCTTCGACTTCGAGACGACGGCCGGCAGCGACGTCGAGATCGAGCTCTACGAGAACGGCTCGCCCGCGGCGCCGGAGAAGATCCGCTGCGGCGACGCGTCGCCGAGCGCGCCCGGACGCTTCGCCTGCGCGGCGGCGCAGGCCATGCAGCGCGCTCCGGAGGACGTTGCTCCGACCTTCCTCCTCTGGCGCGAGCCCGCGGAAGACGGCGGCGAACGCGACGTCTGGCGCCTGCGCTGGCGCGGCGCGGGCGACCACCACCTGAGCGGCATCGTGCACGGCGCCTCCCGCCCGCGTGCGGTCGGGCTGCGCACGGACGTGCCGCGCGGCGCGGTCGTGTGGCGCAACCAGGACGGCGTCTTCGAGCGCGCGCTCGAGGTCGGCCGCGGCCTGCCGTCGGCCGCGTCGGTGAACGGCCAGGCGGTGCAGTGGGTCGACGTCGACGACGACGGCTGGCTCGACCTCTACCTGGTCGATTCCGGCGTCGACGGCGCGGGCGCGCGCAACGTGCTCTTGATGAACGACCGCGGCGAGCGCTTCGTCGCGATGCCGCGCTCGACCGGCGCGTCTCCCGACAGCGGCGACGGCCGCGGCGTCGCGGCGCACTTCGCGGACTTCGACGGCGACGGACGCGTCGACGTGTTCTTGACGAACGGCTGGGGCGCGCCGCCCTTTGATCGCGGTCCGTACCGTCTGCTACGCAACGCGACCGCCGGGGGGCACTGGATCGAGCTCGTGCTGCATGGCCGGGAGTCGAACCGCGACAGCCTCGGTGCATGGATCGAGGTCGAGGCCTGCGGCGAGCGGCGCATGCGGTACCACAACGGCGGCACGAGCTACTTCTCGCAATCCGTGACGCCGCCGCGTTTCGGGCTCGCCGCGTGCGAGAACGTCGACAGGCTGGTGGTGCACTGGCCGTCGGGTCGCGCGCAGGTGCTCGAGGACGTCGCCGTCGACCGCACGCTCGAGATCGTGGAGGGCGAGTGAGCGACGCCGCTTCGCCGCGCTGCGCGCGCCGCGTGCGCAGCGAGCGCGGCTTCGCCCTGCTCGCCCTGCTGTGCGTCGCGGTGGTCATGGGCCCCGCGTGCACGCGCAAGGAGCCCGCACCCGACGCGAAGCCGGACGTCGTCCTGATCGTCGTCGACACGCTGCGCGCGGATCACCTGCCGCTCTGGGGCTACGAGCGCGACACGGCGCCGAACCTGACCCGCTTCGCGCGCGACGCCGTGGTCTACGAGAACGCGATCTCGCCCGGCACGTGGACGGTGCCCTCGCACGGCTCGATCCTCACCGGACGCTGGCCGTCGTACCACGGCGCGCAGCGCGTCCCCGGCGACAAGATCCTGGCGATGCCGCTCAACCCGTCGGTGCCGACGCTGGCGGAGCTCCTGCAGGCGCGCGGCTGGAACACCGTCGCCTTCATCGGCAACAGCACCTATCTGGACGCGCTGTTCGGCTTCCACCGCGGCTTCGGCGAGTACGTCACCGGCAACTTCTGGCACGCGAACCACGTCTACGGTCGGATCGTCGACTGGCTCGCGAAGCACCCCGAGCCCTCGTTCGTGCTGTGGAACGCGATCGATCCGCACGAGCCCTACGATCCGCCGCCGCCGTTCGACGCCAGGTTCCCCGGACGCCGCCCCGAGCATGGCGTCATGCTGAGCGAGCTCGTCTGGCAGGGAACGAAGCCGACCGACGAGATGATCGCCCACTTCGTCTCGCAGTACGACGCCGAGATCGCCGTCGCGGACGACGCGATCGGCAAGGTGCTCGACGCGCTCCGCGAGCAAGGACGCTACGAGCGCGCGCTGATCGTCGTCACGTCCGACCACGGCGAGCTGTTCGGCGAGCACGGCATGTACAGCCACGGCACGCCGCCCTTCGAGCCGATGGTCCACGTGCCGCTGATCGTCAAGTATCCGGGCGACCGCCGCGCCGGCGAGCGCGTCGCGCGCCGCGTGTCGACCGCGGCGATCTTCGCCACCATCCTGCGCGAGCTCGGCGTCCCGACGCCGGAGGGAACGAACGTGCCCTCGCTCGACGAGCCGCACGACGTGTGGGTCGAGGACATCGACCAGAAGGGCGAGCGCGTCCTCGTCGGCTACGCGGGCGACCACAAGGTCGTTCGTCGTGCAGCCGAGGCCGGCACGTACACCTTCGTCTACGACCTCGCGCGCGACCCCGGCGAGGAGAAGCCGCTGGACGACCCGCGCGCCGCCGCCGAGCTGCGCGCGTCGCTCGAGGCGTTCGCCGCCGCGCCGCGCCCGGCCAACCTGGCCGACGTGCCAGTGATCGACGCCGAGCACGAAGCGAAGCTGCGCGCGCTCGGCTACGTCCGCTGACCGCATGCCGCGCAACCTCACGACCCTGCTCGCCCGCTTGCTGGTCGTGCTCGCCGTCCTCGCGACGGTGGTCGTCGCCGTCTTCGAAGCGCGCGAGCGGCGCAGCACCGCCGACGTCGTGCTCACCGTCGACGCGTCGGACCGCATCGGGCGGATCGCGCCAATCTGGGACGAGATCAACCTGTGGAAGCTCTACCTCAGGTTCGGTGTGCAGCAGCCCGACGTCAGCGAGTACGTCGGCGAGGGCTGGCTCGTGCAGCGCGCGCCGTGGCTGCGCTTTGCGCGCGTCAATACCATCCTGGGCGGCAACTGGGCGCCGGAGATCGCGCCGTGGTGCGACCGCGCCGAGAAGTCGGACGCACACCCCGACGTCCACCCGTGGGAGTGCGGCAAGGACGGCGTGCCGGGCGCCGCGGCAGCGAACGAGCTCGTCGGCCGCGTCGACGGCGAGCTGGTGGTCGACTACCGCCCGCTGCGCCTCGCGGTCGAGCGCCTGCTGAAGACCGGCGTCGCGCCGCACCTCAACATCTCGTCGGCGCCGTCCGCCTTCACCGGCGGCAAGGTCGACTACGGCTTCTACCACTGGAACGGCGCGCCGGTGGCCGACCTCGAGGGCTGGAGCGCGTTCGTCGAAGGCGCGTTCCGCACTCTCGCGGACCTCGGCACCGACGGCTGGCGGGTGTCGATCATCAACGAGCCGAACTGCTTGATCCTGCTCGGCGACGATCCGAAGCCGCACCACGTCGGCTACTCGGGCTCGCCGCAGGACTACGCGCGCACCTTCGTCGCCACGGTGCGCGCGATCCGGCGTGCGGCGCCCGCCGTCTCGATCCAGGCCGGCAACTACGTCACCAGCGCGACCTTCCCGGGCGAGGACAACCTCGCGATCTACCTGCGCGCGCTGCGCGAGGAGCTCGACGCGTCCGGCGACGTGCGCTGGCAGGACCTGCCGGTGATCTCGCTCAGCCTCTACGAGACGCCCGACACGACGCTGTACGAGTTCCTGCCCAAGCGCGTCGCGCGGCTCGAGAAGGCGCAGCGCGACGCCGGCCTCGAGGTGAAGCCGATCAAGGTCGACGAGCTCGAGATCCACCACGACGTCCGCGCGCCGTTCGAGGAGCGCAGCGCGCAGCGCCTCGACACGACGCTGTTCGCGGCGAGCTGGCACGCCGAGGCGCAGCGGCTCTTTCTCGACTCCGGCAAGGTGGTGTCGACGGCGAGCTGGCTCACGCACTCGTTCGACGAGGGCCACGGCCTCGCGCCGTACCCGAAGGCCGCGGTGTACGGGATGCTCGGCGTGCTCGCGGGCGAGCTGCGCACGGTGGACGACGGCGAGACGCTGAAGTTCGCGCCGACGGGTCGCACGCACGGCCTGCCGCGCGTCGCGGTCTACGGCGGCCGGCGCTGGCGCGCGGACGTCGCACGTTCCACGGACGAGGCCGCGCGCGACGCGGCGGGACGCATCGCGCGCTCGCTCGACGCGCTCGCGACCCGCAGCCGCAACCGCGTGCGCGTGCTCGTCGTCTACCACCAGAACGAGCCCGTGCAGGACGACGCGCCCTTGCGCCGTGCGCTCGCCCGCGACGTGGAGCTCGACGTCGTCGGCTTGCCGTCCGGCGCCTGGGTCGCGCGCTACTTGACGGTCGGCGGTCCGGAGGGCGTCGTCTGGCAAGGCGAGCGATCGAGCCCGCTGCGCTGGCACGACGCCGGCTGCACGCGCGCCGACGACGGTCGCGTCACGCTCGCGCCGCGGCCGATGGACGCCAACACCGTCTGGCTGTTCGAGCTCGAGCGTCGGCCACGCTGTCCATGAACGAGCTCGCGTCCACCGCTTCCACCGCTCCGGTCGTCGCCGCGGACGCGCTCACCAAGCGCTACGGCGACGTCCTCGCCGTCGACCGCGCGAGCTTCGCGGTCGCGCGCGGCGAGTTCTTCTCGCTGCTCGGACCCTCGGGCTGCGGCAAGACGACGCTCCTGCGACTTCTCGCCGGCTTCGAGACGCCGGACTCCGGACGCGTGCTGCTCGAGGGGGCCGACGTGACGCGCGTGCCGCCGTACCGGCGCAACGTCAACACGGTCTTCCAGCAGTACGCGCTGTTCCCGCACCTGACGGTCGCGGACAACGTCGCGTTCGGGCCGCGCGCCAAGGGGCTCGCACCCGACGAGGTCGGGCGACGGGTCGAGCGCATGCTCGCCATGGTGCGGCTCGAGGGCCTCGGCGGGCGACGGTCGGACGAGCTGTCGGGCGGGCAGCAGCAGCGGGTCGCGCTCGCGCGCGCGCTCGTCAATCACCCGAGCGCGCTGCTGCTCGACGAGCCGCTCTCCGCCCTCGACGTCGAGCTGCGCCAGGCGATGCGCGACGAGCTCACGCGGATCCAGCGCGAGGTCGGCATCGCGTTCGTCTTCGTGACCCACGACCAGGACGAGGCGCTGGCGCTTTCGGACCGCCTCGCGGTGATGCGCGCGGGACGGATCGAGCAGATCGGCACGCCGCAGGAGGTCTACCGCGCGCCGCGCACGGCGTTCGTCGCGCGCTTCATCGGCGGCGGCAACGTGCTGCCGGTGACGATCGAGGACGTGCGCGAGCGGCGCGCGTGCGTGCGCGTCGCCGGAGTCCTCGTGCTCGAGGTCGATCTGCCGGATGACGCTCCGGCATTCGCGCGCGGCGCGGCGGCCGCCCTACTCGCGCGTCCCGAGCACGTCGAGCTGCACGTCGCACCGCCGCAGGACGGCGCGCTCGCGGTGCGCGTCGCCGCGACCGCCTTCCAGGGCGCGACGGTGCGCGTCGTCGTGCGCACGGCGAGCGGCGACGAGATCGTCGCGCTCGCGCGCCCCGACGAGCCCGCGGCGCACCTTGCGCCCGGCAGCGACGCCTGGCTGCGTCTGCCGGCGCGACACCTGCGTCTGCTGCCCGCCGACGGCTGAACGAGCTCCCGGAGAGCGCGCCCGAGCGAGCCGCTCTCGGAGCAGCCCGCGCGCTACGCGGCCACGCCCGCCGTCGGCAGCGGTCCCGCGGCCGGCGCTGACGTCGTCTTGTCTGCGGGCGACGTCTCGGCGGCCTCGGCCGTCGTCGCGACAGCTTCGGGCTGCGCCTCGCGCGCCGCCTCGTGCGGCACGCGCACGATGAAGCTCGAGCCGCGCCCGAGCGACGAGCGCACCGTCAGCTCGCCGCCGAGCTGCTCGACGAGCCGCTCGACCAGCGCGAGCCCGATGCCGATGCGCGCGTGCGGATCGCCCTTCTCCTCGAGGCGGCGGAACGGCTGGAAGAGCCGCGGCAGCTCGCGCACGTCGAGCCCGATGCCGGTGTCGTCGACGCGCAGCTCGACCTCGCGCCGCTCCGGGACGTTGCGCACGCCGACGGTGATCGAGCCCTTCGAGGTGAACTTGACGGCGTTGTCGATCAGGCTCTCGAGGATGATGCGCAGGCGCAGCGGATCGCTCTCGATCGTCGGCAGGTCGCGATCGACCTTCCACACGAGCTCGACCTCGGGGTTGAGCCGTGGGCGCTCGCGACGCTGCGCCTGGGCCACGAGGTTGTCGACGCGCACTGGCTGCAGGCTGACCTGCGCGCGCGTGTCGTCGGCGTTGGCGACGCCCTCGAGGGTTCCGACGACGTGCAGCAGCGCGTGCGCGCCGTCGCGCACGCCGCCGAGCAGGCGGCGCTGCTCGACCGGGTCCGCGGCCGTGCTCGGGTCGAGCAGGTGGCTTGCGTCCTCGTGCATCGACTGCAGCTTGGCGCGCAGCTCGCGGCACGCCGCCGCGGTGCGATCGGCGCGCGCCATGGTCGCCACCAGCAGGTCGACGTACATCCGCTGCAGCGCGCTCGTCCGCTTGTTGACCTTGCCCTCGATCTCGCGCGCCCAGGCGAAGCCGCGGTCGGCGCGCTGACGCTCGCGACGGATCTGGTTCAGCACCTCGCCGTAGAACAGCGCGACCGTGAAGAAGAAGACCACGTGCAGCAGCCGCGGCGTCGTCAGCAGCTGGCCGCTCGGCGTCAAGTAGATGTCGGCGGCGCTGACGAAGATCGCGCCGAACAGCACCATCGGCAGGCTCTGGCTTGTCGCGGCGAGGAACAGCACGAAGAAGTAGAGCAGAAAGAACTCCTGCCCCATCGCGCCCGTCGAGTGGATCGCCCACGACACCCACAGCGTGTCGGCGATCAGCACCGGCGCCTCGACGTACCAGGCGAACAGCAAGTTCGCCGGCACGGCGGACAGCACGAGGTTGCTCGCCAGCGCGGCGACCACCATCACCGCCTGCATCGTGCCGATCTGCCCGTCCGGGTTCTGGAAGATCAGCAGGTAGGCGGCGACCGTGATGAAGACGTAGCGCAGGACGAGGAAGATCCCCTTTTGCCCGCCGCCGAAGTGCTTGAAGCTCACCGTCGTCTGAAACATCGTGCCTTGCTCCCCGGGCCGCGTTCCGGCCGGCCTCTGCCGGAAGCTTCGGCGGATTCTGGTTGCGACTTGCGAAACGTCGCGCGCGCCGCAGCGGGCGCGGAGCATCGAGCCTTGCGAGGCGCCGTGCCGCGCGCTCGGAGGCGCGCACGCTGTGACGCGCACTCGGCCGCGCGCGATCCGCGATCTGCGCGCTCAGCCCTCGCGGGCGACGAGCGGAGCGGGCGCGACGGTCGCGGGCGCCACGGCGACCACGGGCACGGCCGTGCGCACGAGCGACGCGAGCAGAACGAGCTCGATCCACAGCGCGTCGGCGAGCAGCAGGTGCACGAGCTGCAGCCACACCGGCGCGAGCAGCAGCAGGTTCACGAAGCCACACGCGACCTGCAGAACGACGGTCGCGACCGCCGCCCACGCGATCCGTGATGCTCGACGCTCGGCGCTGCGCAGCGCCACCACGGCCGCGGTCACGGCGACGAACGCGCCGAGCCCGACGCCGAGGATCGGGTGCAGGACACGCAAGCGCAGCAGGAAGTGCGCGGTCGGCGAGAAGTCCTGGCGGATGCCGTCGACCAGCGAGCGCGCCGGGAACAGCGTGTCGCCGAGCGCCGCGATGGCGCCCGTCGCGGAGATCGCCACCACGGCCGCCATCGCCGCGATCGGCAGCACGGGCCAGGTAGAGTGCGCGCGCGGCGCGCTCGCGCTCTCGGGCGGCGTCGCCGCCCAGCGCGCGGTGAGCGTCAGCGCGGCGAGCAGCGCGAAGGTGTTCAGCAGGTGCGCGACCATCGCGAAGGCGCGCATCGCCGACGCGTCGTACGCGACGAGCTCGAACAGCACGAGCCCCGCGCCGAGCAGCGCCTCGGCGATGATGAAGACCATGCTGGTGATCGCCCAGGTCCGCGTGCGGTCGCCGCGCGGCCGCGCCCGCAGCGTCCAGACCAGCAGGCCGATGACGAGCAGCAGCGCGACGCCGCTCGTCAGACGGTGCGTGAGCTCGATCAGCGTCTCGATCTCCGGCGCCCGCGGCACCACCTCGCCGTTGCACAGCGGCCAGTGCGCGCCGCAGCCCGCCCCCGAGCCGGTCGCCCGCACGAAGGCGCCCCACAAGATGACGGCGACGTTCCAGCCGAGGACCAGCGCGGCGTAGGCGGCGAGGCTCACCAGGCCACGCGTAGCATGCCGACGCCCGCGGCGCCGCGTCGGCCGCGGACGCGGACCTGCCGCGGCTCGCCGACGCCGGACCGCACGCACGCCCTCGCCAGCTATTTACATCCCTGACGGGTCGTATATGCGGGGGGCCCGACGCGCGATCCGGTCGCCGTAGTTCGCGGCTGGGCGTGGAGGTGACGCAGAGGGGGACCGATCCATGCGTGAAAGGATGGCGATCAGGGCCACCGGGCGGGCTGCCGCGCTCGTCGCCACGGTGCTCGCCTTTGCCGGCGCTGCCGCGGCGCAGCCCATCCCGATCAGCGAGTTCGCGCCGCGCAACATCGACAAGGCGGTGGCGCGCTCGATCCTGCAGACGGTGTCGCAGCTGCCGCCGGTGACCAACGTCGGCCTGAGCTACCGCTACGACCCCGAGCTCGACACCTACGTCGCGGTGCGCGACAGCCTCGGCAGCGGCATGGTCCCGTCGGCGCGCTTCGCGCGCAAGGGAAGCTTCACCGGCATCGTGTCGTTCGCCTGGTTCGAGCTCGACGAGCTTGCCGGCCGCGACTCGACGGCGGTCGTGGTGAACGTGCCGGCGGACCGCTTCAATCCCGATGGGCCGCGGCTCGACCTGGGCGTCGCCGCGCGCGTCAAGACAGAAGTCTACGTGGTCCGGCTCGCCGGTCGCTACACCATCCTCGACAACATGGACGTCGGCATCACGCTGCCGCTGATCATCACCGACGTCTCGAGCCGCTATCTCGTCCAGCAGCTCCAGGGCCAGGACGAGATCGCCCAGTTCGCGCGCCGCGGCGTGCACGCGCCCGACCTCGGCAACACGCTGATCGACACGCGGCTCAACCGCATCGCCTTCCCCGGCGGCTTCAACGAGGGCACCAACTTCGACTTCGGCAACATGGTGCTCGACACCAAGTACGGCTTCCCGCTCGACATCGAGGGCGTCGCGCTGGGCGCGCAGCTCGAGCTGCGGCTACCGACGGCGAGCGAGGCGCGCTTCACCGGCACGGACTCGACGAGCCTGCGCGCGCTGCTGCTCGCGAGCTACCAGTCCGAGGTGCTCGGCTTCTACCTCGCCGGCGGCTACGAGCAGGACTTCTCGACCGAGGTGCTGTCGAACGGCTCGATCTCCGCGAGCCTCACGGCGCAGATCATTCCCGCGCTGCTCGCCGAGGTCGGCATGAACGCGAACTTCTACCGCAAGGACATCGACCTGTTCGACTCGCGTCGCTTCGACGTCGTGCTGCCGAGCACCCGCATCGTCGCGGGCAGCTCGCAGCTCGGCACGAAGGAGGTGAACTTCGGCGGCGGCATCCGCTTCAACCCGTG containing:
- a CDS encoding HAMP domain-containing sensor histidine kinase → MFQTTVSFKHFGGGQKGIFLVLRYVFITVAAYLLIFQNPDGQIGTMQAVMVVAALASNLVLSAVPANLLFAWYVEAPVLIADTLWVSWAIHSTGAMGQEFFLLYFFVLFLAATSQSLPMVLFGAIFVSAADIYLTPSGQLLTTPRLLHVVFFFTVALFYGEVLNQIRRERQRADRGFAWAREIEGKVNKRTSALQRMYVDLLVATMARADRTAAACRELRAKLQSMHEDASHLLDPSTAADPVEQRRLLGGVRDGAHALLHVVGTLEGVANADDTRAQVSLQPVRVDNLVAQAQRRERPRLNPEVELVWKVDRDLPTIESDPLRLRIILESLIDNAVKFTSKGSITVGVRNVPERREVELRVDDTGIGLDVRELPRLFQPFRRLEEKGDPHARIGIGLALVERLVEQLGGELTVRSSLGRGSSFIVRVPHEAAREAQPEAVATTAEAAETSPADKTTSAPAAGPLPTAGVAA
- a CDS encoding coiled-coil domain-containing protein; this translates as MARVAIDTLALAQKLRDRAGFTSEHAEETARAIAEALDPEVATRSDIEALAAVMRSEIAELRGELRAEMSALAGELRAEMSALGGELRAEMSALVGELRAERNALAGELRGDRAALRGELESDISALRGELKSDMAAMKSDLTRLVLTVATGQIALLLAAMFSLQRLGG
- a CDS encoding COX15/CtaA family protein — translated: MSLAAYAALVLGWNVAVILWGAFVRATGSGAGCGAHWPLCNGEVVPRAPEIETLIELTHRLTSGVALLLVIGLLVWTLRARPRGDRTRTWAITSMVFIIAEALLGAGLVLFELVAYDASAMRAFAMVAHLLNTFALLAALTLTARWAATPPESASAPRAHSTWPVLPIAAMAAVVAISATGAIAALGDTLFPARSLVDGIRQDFSPTAHFLLRLRVLHPILGVGLGAFVAVTAAVVALRSAERRASRIAWAAVATVVLQVACGFVNLLLLAPVWLQLVHLLLADALWIELVLLASLVRTAVPVVAVAPATVAPAPLVAREG
- a CDS encoding extracellular solute-binding protein; translated protein: MTRWTRGLLGAWTGLVLVFLYLPLAVLIAYSFNRSRLNILWEGFTLEWYAAVWRDAALVRSLENSLIVALMTTLASVALGTAGAWLLHRHRFRGARLLQTLLLAPMVVPEVILGISLLLLFVALRFELGFATVVISHVTFCVPFVMVAVQARLADLDPALEEAALDLGATPARAFARVVVPQLAPALVAGALMAFTLSLDELIVTWFTASASSRTLPLEIFGRVRKGLDPTLNAISTVFVVASIALVAVSELARRSRPGRRGAVVVLLAALLTASGCTRSNAPQELNLFAWSEYVPQRVLDAFTDETGIKVNYESYASNEEMLAKLVSGATQYDLVQPSDYAAEALIAEGRLQPLDWSKIPNFENIAPEYRNRPFDPEQKYTVPWMAGTVGIVINSERVPEDVDSYAEVFQDKHKGRIVVVDDPREMVSWALATQGIPINDINPTTLAKVKPVLARWLPLVKVFDSDSPKTALLNGDVDLGIVWSGEAALLYNEHPKFRYVLPEEGAHEFVDTLAIPANARNPDAAHAFLNYVLRPEVSREISLDFPYTNPNLAARKLLTPEELANPASYPPGNPKLDGFRDIGEQAVAVDRLVTDLKAAGS
- a CDS encoding ABC transporter ATP-binding protein, with the translated sequence MNELASTASTAPVVAADALTKRYGDVLAVDRASFAVARGEFFSLLGPSGCGKTTLLRLLAGFETPDSGRVLLEGADVTRVPPYRRNVNTVFQQYALFPHLTVADNVAFGPRAKGLAPDEVGRRVERMLAMVRLEGLGGRRSDELSGGQQQRVALARALVNHPSALLLDEPLSALDVELRQAMRDELTRIQREVGIAFVFVTHDQDEALALSDRLAVMRAGRIEQIGTPQEVYRAPRTAFVARFIGGGNVLPVTIEDVRERRACVRVAGVLVLEVDLPDDAPAFARGAAAALLARPEHVELHVAPPQDGALAVRVAATAFQGATVRVVVRTASGDEIVALARPDEPAAHLAPGSDAWLRLPARHLRLLPADG
- a CDS encoding sulfatase; protein product: MSDAASPRCARRVRSERGFALLALLCVAVVMGPACTRKEPAPDAKPDVVLIVVDTLRADHLPLWGYERDTAPNLTRFARDAVVYENAISPGTWTVPSHGSILTGRWPSYHGAQRVPGDKILAMPLNPSVPTLAELLQARGWNTVAFIGNSTYLDALFGFHRGFGEYVTGNFWHANHVYGRIVDWLAKHPEPSFVLWNAIDPHEPYDPPPPFDARFPGRRPEHGVMLSELVWQGTKPTDEMIAHFVSQYDAEIAVADDAIGKVLDALREQGRYERALIVVTSDHGELFGEHGMYSHGTPPFEPMVHVPLIVKYPGDRRAGERVARRVSTAAIFATILRELGVPTPEGTNVPSLDEPHDVWVEDIDQKGERVLVGYAGDHKVVRRAAEAGTYTFVYDLARDPGEEKPLDDPRAAAELRASLEAFAAAPRPANLADVPVIDAEHEAKLRALGYVR
- a CDS encoding CRTAC1 family protein is translated as MRRSIACLCLAALVACRGGDGRDRAAWLASVRFVDVTEEAGLARSAPTYDAAVGDVDGDGFLDLYVGNHGTGAVLFRNRGDGTFTDVLAGSGIAPGGDQHGTGFADFDGDGRLDLYVSVGANRGLGTKANHLYRNRGDGTFEDVATQAGVIDPRGRSRSLAWLDADADGQLDLVLANFASPNRFYRNLGDGTFEDLSDASGMAAHSATRITWGDYDGDGYPDVLLTGTPKGLRLLRNEEGPVFRDVTREVGLEPIAEPVQGAAFGDFDNDGDLDLATSFGVDFTETALEVGDGTLRFAFFAHDEPVGFDFETTAGSDVEIELYENGSPAAPEKIRCGDASPSAPGRFACAAAQAMQRAPEDVAPTFLLWREPAEDGGERDVWRLRWRGAGDHHLSGIVHGASRPRAVGLRTDVPRGAVVWRNQDGVFERALEVGRGLPSAASVNGQAVQWVDVDDDGWLDLYLVDSGVDGAGARNVLLMNDRGERFVAMPRSTGASPDSGDGRGVAAHFADFDGDGRVDVFLTNGWGAPPFDRGPYRLLRNATAGGHWIELVLHGRESNRDSLGAWIEVEACGERRMRYHNGGTSYFSQSVTPPRFGLAACENVDRLVVHWPSGRAQVLEDVAVDRTLEIVEGE